GGTGAACCGCGGTACGCCCGTGGCGGATATAGCACTTGCTGTTATACCTTCGTGGTTGCAGCCATCGGTCAACATCGTCATCAATGTCTTGTCGAAAGTGATCTATGGCAAAACGCAGCAAGACCTGATCGCGATGACTTCATCTCTCACCGTTGCCAATGTCAATGCGCTCAACAACACGAACCCTAACATGGCGGGGGTGAAATATTACTCTTATGGCTCGCACATCACGCTGCCCGACCTGATTCAGCACCCGATTATGGGCCTTGCCTACCCGATCACCTGGACAGGGGGTGTCTTTAACGGCCAGGGCGGTACTAACGACGGCGTTGTGCCGCTGTCGTCACAGAAGTGGGGCACCTGGAAAGGCGGCCCGTCTTATGGCATTTTCACCACGGGCGTCGACCACATTCAGGCAACCAACTTTTCGTACATGGGTGAAACCTGGTACAACGTGCGCCAGTATTACCTGACGATGGCGTCGAACGCGAAGAGCAATCAGTAACGTATATTGTCACCCTGCGATCCGTTTCGGGTCTCTGTCTCCAGAGCTTGTCAAAGGGTGATTGAAAAAACAAATCTTGTCACCCTGAGCTTGTCGAAGGGTGGCTAACGAAGGTCATGGTTCGACAGGCTCACCATGACAAAGTATCAAAACAGAAAAGTTTTGTCACCCTGAGCCTGTCGAAGGGTGACCTGAAAACAATTCGGGGCATGTCATCTTGCGACCTGTTTCAGGTCTACGTCTGCGGAGCTCGTCGAAGGGTGACGTGCCGTTTTCGCCAGCTTTGGCAAATCTTCAAACCGCCCCTCAATCAGCGCGAGCTTTTTCTCGCGACGCCATTTCTTAATGCGCTTTTCCATTGCAAGGGCTTCAGCGGGTGAAGTGAACTGCTGAGCGAAGACCAACCGGACGGGTAAGCGCGTGCTGGTAAAACCTGTCGCAGATTGAAAATCATTGTGCAGGGCAACTCGCCGTTCAACATCATGAGTTACGCCAGTATAGTATGAACCATCAGCGCATTCTACTATATAGACTGATAGTTTGCGCCGGGGCATCTGGCGTCAAGTCATGCTTCGACGGGCTCAGCATGACAAGAAACTTTTACCACGGTGAGTCAAAAATAAAAGCTATACATTCCGGCTGCACGCAGGCCGCCTGTGGCATCGGGAAACATCTCATAGCGCGGGCCTGAGCGGCGTTTTGCCGCGTCGGCCAGAGACCATGTGTGCGTAGCGCTCAAGAAGCGTAGCGCGACGTTGGTAACAATCGACACGGCGAAAAAGAGTTGGCCGCGTTCGGCGCGGTTCTTGATATCTTGCAGCGACAGATAATCGCTGCCGCCGGCCGGGTCGGCAAACTGCAACGGGTCGGGCTCTGACCTCTGCCTCAGCTCTGCGGCGACATACGCCGATTCATAAAACTGCCAGTTGCGGTACGCGACGTAGATGAGACCCAGGTTTACCAGATTGCTGCTGAAATAGAGCGCGGCATAACCGGTTTCATTGTGCCGGTACATGCCATAGCCCGGCAACAGAAAGTCGATCGCCGCCATCTGCAGCGGTGCAGCAGGTTGCACGCTGTCGGCGGGCACGAAACGCGCGCGTGCAGCTTCGGGCGGCGCTGCGTGAACGCTACCCGCAGCGGTCAGCATGAAACATAACATGAAGGTGGCAGACTGCAGCACGCGAAGAGCGCGCGAAGAAACACGCAATCCGCGATATTTCATAGGTAAAACAAGACCGATAGAAATGCATTCAAAAGAAACACGACAAAGAGCGAACGGATAACGGCCTTCGAAACATAAATCGGAATCTGGAACAGCGACTCGGGCTTAAAGCCATAGTACGTGCACGTCAGCGGAATCACCATGCCAGAGACGATGGCCTTGATGAGAGTCGCCATCAGGTCGGTCATGGTGATCGAACGCGCGAGGTGGTCGACGAATGTCACAAACGGAAAAGACGTGAACATCAGCGAAATCAGATAGCCGCCCATGATCGCGATGACGTCGAAATAAATGATGAGCAGCACGACTGAGATGACGCCTCCGAACAGGCGCGGCAATACCATGATGAGATGCGGATTAATGCCCATCATTTCCATCGAGTCGATCTCGCGGTGCATTTTCTGCGTGCACATTTCGGCGGTGATCGCTGAGCCCGAGCGCGCGAGCACAATAATCGCGGTCAGCAGCGGGCCGACTTCGCGCACGATCACGAGCCGCAAGAGATTGCCGATAAAGTTGTCTTGCCCCAGTTTCGGCAAGAAGGTGATCGCCTGAATAATCGTCGTCGCGCCGATTGAGAGCGCGATGATCGAAAGCATCGGCAATGCCTGCGCGCCGGTAAAGCGTACCTGGTTTGCCACGACGCGCACAAACGTGTCGAGGTGTTTGCCTCTGAGATGCGTCGCCGAAATGAAAACCTGACGACCAAACCAGTAATAATCGCTTAGGCCAAGCAAGAACTTTGTGAAGCCCGCGTTCGGCAAATAACGCTGAAAGAAGCCGTTGACCGACCTCTGTATTGTATCTGAGAAATTGCCGGTCATGAAGCCTGCGGTGAGCCTGTCGAAACCGCTTTGCGCGCCGCAAGCCGCTCGAACTCGTCGCGGTCGTGCGCGCTGAAAAGTTCAACTTCGTGGCCGCGATGCAGCTTCAGGTTTCTGAGGCGCTGCACGTTTTCAACGCGCGCTTCGTCGTCGACCGCCATCAGGCGCTGAAACACTTCGAGCCCAATCGGGCAATGCTCGTGTTCGAGGTCGAGCTGGCCTTTGTGAAAATACGCGTCGCCGCAGTGCAATAGCCAGTTGTCACCCGATTTCACCGCAATCGCCGTGTGGCCGCGCGTATGCCCCGTAACGGGAATCAGCAGAATCTCATCGTCGCCCGCACCGGTCAGCGAACGTACCGCAGGAAAGCCAAACCATGTTTCACCCTCGAGTGTATAGCGCTGCCAGTCTGCCCCGTGGCTCCAGTGTACCTGGCGGTAGCGCTGCTTCTCGCCGAGAGTCGCCGGGTTCATCGCCGCAAGGTATTCGTCTTCGTAGATGTGCACCTTCGCTTTCGGAAAATCAGGCATGCCGCCCGCGTGGTCGAGGTCGAGGTGCGTCGGTATAATGTGGCGCACGTCGCTCGCTTTGAAACCCAGTGCTTCTATTTGCCGCACCGCAGTAAGAGACGGGTCAAAATTAGGATTAATCAGGGCAAGAAAGGCGGCGCCTAACCGTTCTTTCGGCGCGATCAGGTCTTCGGTGCCAAAGCCTGTGTCGACGAGCACAAGCCCATTGTTGGTTTCAACAAGCAGTGAGTGGCAGAGCATATGAGCCTGGCCGCCAAAAAGCCCACGGTCGTGCAGAAGGGCGCCACCGTGCGGGCAGAAGCTTGCAGTTTGCAGGTGGTGAATCTTCATCGGGTCAACCTTACCTCTGAGTTATAGACGACAAGCAATTCCCTGTGCTTACGCCGGCGGCGATGTAACAGTTTTCTTTTTGAGAAAACTGCTATATTGAGAAATCAATCTCTGTGGTGACTTCGCGCGAAGGCCGCACGCGCACCGAGCTCTTGTTGTAGACGACCGAATAAGGCGCGACACTTTCGACTATCCAGGTGTTGCCGCCAATGACAGAATTTTTGCCAATCACGGTGGCGCCGCCCAGAATCGTTGCACCTGCATAGATGACAACACCCTCTTCAATCGTCGGGTGGCGTTTGGTCGTCGCGAGGCTCTTGTCAACTGAGAGAGCGCCGAGCGTGACCCCCTGGTAGATCTTAACGTTATCGGCAATCACCGAAGTGCCGCCGATCACGATACCTGTACCGTGGTCCATGAAAAAAGAGCGGCCGATTTTGGCAGCAGGGTGAATGTCGATGCCTGTCTTCTCATGCGCGTGTTCGCTGAACAGCCTCGGCAACGTGGCAATGCCGAGGCTATGAAAATAGTGTGCGATGCGGTAGACAGCAACGCCGAAAAACCCCGGGTAGGCGAGCACCACCTCTTGCAGGTTTTGTGCAGCCGGGTCGCCGGCGTAAGCGGCCTCGGCGTCTTGCCAAAGCACGTCGTATATTTGCGGTAATTCGGTCGTGTAGAATTTTTCGCTGAGTGCGGCCGCCTGGCCGTGCGCGAAAGGTTCAAGCAGTGTGGTGAGGGCTTTTTGCGAGGCGGCGAGCTCGTCGAGCCAAGCTGCGCTGCGGTCTTGCCCTACCCCATGCGAGCGCGCAAACAGCAGCGCCAGTAAGCCTGTTACATATTGACCCGCGTCGTCTTTTGTCGGCAGAAGAGTTTTGAACTCAACGCTGCGCGCCCTTACCTTTTCTAAGAGAAGGTCGTGCATTATTTCGTGAGAAAATGGGTCAATTCAATAGCGATGTGGTCGATAGCGAATTCGAGATAATCCCGGTCACGAATTCTCTCTTTATATTGAGTAATTCGCGCTTCTGTGGACGTGTACGAACGCTTGCCGAGTTCTGTCGTTTTGGGCAAGTTTCGCCTGCCCTTGTTGGCGAGTCTGCGAGCCATAGTTACTTCCTTGTAACATTTTTGCGCGGTCATAAGCTGCCAGAAGCAGCTTATGACCGCGCAAAAGAAATCTGGGCCATCCTTGGCCTGAATTTATTTTCGACCCGGGCTAAAGTTTGCTGTAGTGATTTTTTTGGCCGAAAAAGGCTAGCCCCGGGGTTTTCATTGACAGCCTGTTTCTTTGAGCGGGGCAGTAAACCAGTGACATAGTTCGGCTGAAGTCACTGCCATTAACGATGCGAAACGACTTCTCTCTCGACCCGGTTCTTACCAATAAAGACGACTCAGACCCGATTCTGGAATACAAGAATATCGATACGTCTTTGCTCGCGGCACGGTGGGTGCTTTTGGGCAAAATTCCGTTCTACCAGGCGACGTCGGCCGACCTCGTGGCGCACTCTATCCACCGGCTCGACAAAATGCGCGAGAAGAAGAGCAAGTCGACCGGGCAGTTTGGCGCGCAGCTGGTCTTTCCCTTCGACCCGTACCGTTATGTCTGGGTGCGCTTCAGAAAGCGTATGTTGAAAATGGTCGATGAATCGTTCATTAACCTGCCCGACGGCGCCGGCATGCTCTACATGTCGCGCGCACTGGGTAAGCCCCTGCCCGAACTCATATCTATGGTCGGTTACGCCATGAACCTGATTCGCATTGCGCATGCAAAAGAGTACACTGTGTTTCTACTGGGTTCGCGCGATGAGGTGCTTGAAAAACTTTATACCAATTTTCGCCGGTCGTTTGCGGGCCTGCGCATCGTCGGGCGCCACAACGGCTACCTCAAAGGTGCGGCTGGCGAGCGTGTGCTCGAGGCAGTGCGAAAGACCGACCCGCACATTCTTTTTGTCGGCATGGGCTACCACCGCGGCATGAAATGGATTGAGCAGAACCGCGCGCAGCTCGGCGACCTGATCGTTGTCAATGTCGGCGGGTCGTTTGATACGCTCGCCGGTACGAAAACGAAAGCACCACACTCCGTGGCTGCAGCGGGTTATACTTGGCTCTGGCGCACAATCAACAAGCCCTACCGCTGGCACCGCCTGTTACTCGTGGCGTACTGGTTCTTTGAAACCATGTATTTCAAATTCTTCAAAAAAGAAAAATAAGCCAACAAGTTACTGGTATAGCAACTTGTTATTGCGCGAGCGACCGGTACCACGCGCAGGCTGCCGGTGTACCGGCCACAATACCCGAAGATTCGAGTGCGCGTTTGTTGAAACGCATGGGCGCACCCGCTTTGTCGGCGAGTTCAAGACCGGCAATGTTCATCAGCGCCGCACCGCCGGCGAGATCCCATTCGTTTTTCGGGCGCACCGAGACAGCGAGGTCATACGTGCCATCGGCGATGAGGGCGAGCTTGTAAGCAATTGAGCCGACTGCATAATCGGCGAGCTTCGGGTACGCGTTTTCGAGGTGTTTCAATTCGCCCGCCTTAAACTCACTGCGCGAGACCACGATGCGCGGTGGTGCAAAAGGTTTTTCAGGCATACGCGTGAATTTTTCGCCATTTAAAAATAGCCCGATGCCTTCAGCACCGCTCAAGAGATAGCCTTTGGCAGGGTTAAAGACAAAACCGGCGACGGCGCGATCGCCTGCGACGAGGCCCACTGAAACTGCAAACTCATCGCGACCCTTGATGAATTCGCGCGTACCATCGATTGGGTCGATGATCCAGACGCGCGGGCGCTCAAAACGGTCGCGCTGCATGCGCGCAGTTTCTTCGGCAGAATCGCTTTCTTCGCTGAGTATTGCATCTTGCGGAAAAAGTCTCTTTATCGCACCGACGATGACACGATGCGCAGCGTAATCGGCTTCTGTTACAGGGTTCTCGGGGTCTTTGTGCTGTACCGAATATTTCTGGCTCGTGTAAAACTGCATCACCGCTTCACCGGCTTCGCGCACAACCGGTAACATCGAATCGTGTTCGCGCGCGTATGACTCGTTCATGAAATTTGCTCGAGCGCGGGGTTAAATAAACAATGAGGATCAAGCGCGTTCTTGATGCTGCGCTGCACCGCGAAATATTCAGCCGAAAGAACCTGCTGCGCAATTTTGCGCTTCAATCGGCCCAAACCGTGTTCGCCCGACATGGCCCCCCCGGCGCGCGTCGCCGCCTGCGCCAGCCGAAACATGAGGGGCTCGAGCTTTGCCAGCTGCGCTTCGCTTTCGAACAAATAGTTCACGTGCAAGTTGCCGTCACCCGCATGGCCCCAGATCGCCGTCTCAAGGCCCTGCGCCGCCGCATCGCTGCGGGCTGCGGCGATCGTCGCGGCCAGCGCGGGCAAAGGCACAGCAATATCTTCGCCGAGCTTGTAGGGATACCGCTTCTTCAGTTCAAGCGTGATCGCCTTGCGTTTCGACCAGAGCTGCCGGCGGCTCTTCTCATCACGCGCTGCGACCCACTCGCATCTCTTGTCAAGACTCTGCAGTTTTGCGAGCGCGCTACTCACATCTTCAGCGTCACCATCAAACTCAATCATCAGCAGAGCCCCTGCCCCTGCGACGGGAAAGTCGACGAGATTCAGACTGAATGCGTCGAGCAATTCAATCGAGCGGGGTGCGATGCCACTACGCCGCATTTTCAGAATCAATTCGACTGCAGCGTGTTCATCGGCAAAGCCTGCGAGCACGAGCGCTGTGTCTGCAGGCTCAGCAGCGAGCCTGACGGTCGCTTCGAGTATTAATCCCAACCTGCCTTCGCTGCCGCAGAGCAGGTCGGTAAGCGAAAACCCCATGGAAGTCTTGACCGGCAGCGAACCCGCATCAATAATTTCGCCTGACGCGTTCAGCCACTTCAGCGCTGCCAGGTTCTGCCGCGTCGTGCCATACTTGAGAGACGACGGCCCGGCAGCATTCGTGGCAATGCTGCCGCCGAGAGTGCAGAGCGTCAACGATGACGGGTCAACGGGGTACCAAAGACCTGTGCCTGCGAGCGCAGCGTTCACGTCGCTCAAGATCACGCCACATTCAGCCCGCAGCGTCTGGTTTCTCTCATCAATCTCAATGATGCGATTGAGGCGCGTGAGG
The sequence above is a segment of the Turneriella parva DSM 21527 genome. Coding sequences within it:
- a CDS encoding esterase/lipase family protein gives rise to the protein MKFIVLSLLAVSFAWAGSGSSTKPLQGSYPIVLSHGVLGFDDTKGLVGGLIKYWGGMDEHLRSQGAAVLTPGTNPMQSVQNRANDQKNQINLWIAANGYSKVHIIAHSQGALVSRYMTSSLGMAPKVSTITSINGVNRGTPVADIALAVIPSWLQPSVNIVINVLSKVIYGKTQQDLIAMTSSLTVANVNALNNTNPNMAGVKYYSYGSHITLPDLIQHPIMGLAYPITWTGGVFNGQGGTNDGVVPLSSQKWGTWKGGPSYGIFTTGVDHIQATNFSYMGETWYNVRQYYLTMASNAKSNQ
- a CDS encoding GIY-YIG nuclease family protein, giving the protein MPRRKLSVYIVECADGSYYTGVTHDVERRVALHNDFQSATGFTSTRLPVRLVFAQQFTSPAEALAMEKRIKKWRREKKLALIEGRFEDLPKLAKTARHPSTSSADVDLKQVAR
- a CDS encoding MlaE family ABC transporter permease → MTGNFSDTIQRSVNGFFQRYLPNAGFTKFLLGLSDYYWFGRQVFISATHLRGKHLDTFVRVVANQVRFTGAQALPMLSIIALSIGATTIIQAITFLPKLGQDNFIGNLLRLVIVREVGPLLTAIIVLARSGSAITAEMCTQKMHREIDSMEMMGINPHLIMVLPRLFGGVISVVLLIIYFDVIAIMGGYLISLMFTSFPFVTFVDHLARSITMTDLMATLIKAIVSGMVIPLTCTYYGFKPESLFQIPIYVSKAVIRSLFVVFLLNAFLSVLFYL
- a CDS encoding MBL fold metallo-hydrolase yields the protein MKIHHLQTASFCPHGGALLHDRGLFGGQAHMLCHSLLVETNNGLVLVDTGFGTEDLIAPKERLGAAFLALINPNFDPSLTAVRQIEALGFKASDVRHIIPTHLDLDHAGGMPDFPKAKVHIYEDEYLAAMNPATLGEKQRYRQVHWSHGADWQRYTLEGETWFGFPAVRSLTGAGDDEILLIPVTGHTRGHTAIAVKSGDNWLLHCGDAYFHKGQLDLEHEHCPIGLEVFQRLMAVDDEARVENVQRLRNLKLHRGHEVELFSAHDRDEFERLAARKAVSTGSPQAS
- the epsC gene encoding serine O-acetyltransferase EpsC; amino-acid sequence: MHDLLLEKVRARSVEFKTLLPTKDDAGQYVTGLLALLFARSHGVGQDRSAAWLDELAASQKALTTLLEPFAHGQAAALSEKFYTTELPQIYDVLWQDAEAAYAGDPAAQNLQEVVLAYPGFFGVAVYRIAHYFHSLGIATLPRLFSEHAHEKTGIDIHPAAKIGRSFFMDHGTGIVIGGTSVIADNVKIYQGVTLGALSVDKSLATTKRHPTIEEGVVIYAGATILGGATVIGKNSVIGGNTWIVESVAPYSVVYNKSSVRVRPSREVTTEIDFSI
- a CDS encoding WecB/TagA/CpsF family glycosyltransferase, with protein sequence MRNDFSLDPVLTNKDDSDPILEYKNIDTSLLAARWVLLGKIPFYQATSADLVAHSIHRLDKMREKKSKSTGQFGAQLVFPFDPYRYVWVRFRKRMLKMVDESFINLPDGAGMLYMSRALGKPLPELISMVGYAMNLIRIAHAKEYTVFLLGSRDEVLEKLYTNFRRSFAGLRIVGRHNGYLKGAAGERVLEAVRKTDPHILFVGMGYHRGMKWIEQNRAQLGDLIVVNVGGSFDTLAGTKTKAPHSVAAAGYTWLWRTINKPYRWHRLLLVAYWFFETMYFKFFKKEK
- a CDS encoding 3'(2'),5'-bisphosphate nucleotidase CysQ family protein, with amino-acid sequence MNESYAREHDSMLPVVREAGEAVMQFYTSQKYSVQHKDPENPVTEADYAAHRVIVGAIKRLFPQDAILSEESDSAEETARMQRDRFERPRVWIIDPIDGTREFIKGRDEFAVSVGLVAGDRAVAGFVFNPAKGYLLSGAEGIGLFLNGEKFTRMPEKPFAPPRIVVSRSEFKAGELKHLENAYPKLADYAVGSIAYKLALIADGTYDLAVSVRPKNEWDLAGGAALMNIAGLELADKAGAPMRFNKRALESSGIVAGTPAACAWYRSLAQ
- a CDS encoding FAD-binding oxidoreductase → MNRLSGPITTGSLQSALGQLVSIVGTEHAYFPEDEKFERYLSDATYMRGQALLVLRPGSQNQLEAIITEVNALRRAQPAEAAALSLTLRGGGSGLSGAAVPASGIVLDLTRLNRIIEIDERNQTLRAECGVILSDVNAALAGTGLWYPVDPSSLTLCTLGGSIATNAAGPSSLKYGTTRQNLAALKWLNASGEIIDAGSLPVKTSMGFSLTDLLCGSEGRLGLILEATVRLAAEPADTALVLAGFADEHAAVELILKMRRSGIAPRSIELLDAFSLNLVDFPVAGAGALLMIEFDGDAEDVSSALAKLQSLDKRCEWVAARDEKSRRQLWSKRKAITLELKKRYPYKLGEDIAVPLPALAATIAAARSDAAAQGLETAIWGHAGDGNLHVNYLFESEAQLAKLEPLMFRLAQAATRAGGAMSGEHGLGRLKRKIAQQVLSAEYFAVQRSIKNALDPHCLFNPALEQIS